One region of Candidatus Saccharibacteria bacterium genomic DNA includes:
- a CDS encoding adenylyltransferase/cytidyltransferase family protein, whose protein sequence is MKSTEAKSVSRTKRSRIGIYSGTFDPVHAGHVAFALQAAEVAQLEAVYFVPERVPRAKRQATHFAHRVAMVRRAVRPYPHLKVLELADKTFSVAHTLPRLQHEFPGAELVFLCGSDVLQHMAKWAYVKQFLRSVELCVGRRENESADSIKKILSKIPSSHAEVIVFESHAPAVSSSHIRAALREKRGAKGLLASVKVYANQEWLYL, encoded by the coding sequence ATGAAATCAACAGAGGCAAAAAGTGTATCTCGGACAAAACGATCCAGAATCGGTATATACAGTGGTACGTTTGATCCGGTACACGCCGGGCATGTGGCATTTGCCCTGCAGGCTGCCGAAGTAGCGCAACTCGAAGCGGTCTACTTTGTCCCAGAACGGGTTCCTCGTGCCAAACGCCAGGCAACTCATTTTGCGCATCGCGTTGCTATGGTTCGTCGAGCAGTCCGGCCTTACCCTCACCTAAAAGTGCTAGAGCTTGCGGATAAGACATTCTCGGTGGCGCATACCTTACCACGGTTGCAGCATGAATTTCCAGGAGCAGAGCTTGTTTTTTTGTGTGGCTCAGATGTTTTGCAGCACATGGCGAAGTGGGCATACGTCAAACAATTCCTGCGATCGGTTGAGCTGTGCGTTGGTCGGCGTGAAAATGAGTCTGCCGACAGTATCAAAAAGATTCTTAGCAAAATACCATCATCCCACGCCGAAGTTATTGTCTTCGAGAGCCACGCGCCGGCTGTCAGCTCAAGCCATATTCGCGCTGCCTTGCGCGAAAAACGTGGCGCAAAGGGGCTACTTGCAAGTGTAAAAGTATATGCAAATCAGGAATGGCTTTATCTTTAA
- a CDS encoding DUF4430 domain-containing protein, whose protein sequence is MKNKLAIAAVVLILAGGVGAYTVNRDTQPTKTVQRSQAVAKQITSTADKKIVRYNGAVGQTALQTLQSLAKVDTKESSFGTMVVGINGVMAEEGKNYWAFYVDEVYANEGAGTYQNKSGDKIAWKLEDIKL, encoded by the coding sequence ATGAAAAATAAACTAGCAATTGCCGCCGTGGTGCTAATTTTAGCAGGGGGTGTCGGGGCGTACACAGTAAATCGAGACACTCAGCCAACCAAAACAGTGCAGCGAAGCCAAGCGGTTGCAAAACAAATTACATCTACAGCTGATAAAAAAATTGTACGCTACAACGGAGCTGTTGGGCAAACCGCCCTTCAGACTTTGCAGTCACTTGCCAAGGTCGATACCAAGGAAAGTAGCTTCGGGACCATGGTAGTTGGCATTAATGGGGTAATGGCCGAAGAGGGCAAAAATTACTGGGCATTCTATGTCGATGAGGTTTATGCAAATGAAGGCGCGGGAACTTACCAGAACAAGTCTGGCGACAAAATCGCCTGGAAGCTTGAGGACATCAAACTATGA
- a CDS encoding GtrA family protein, with protein MSGYFIFALLYGVFHWHWLIAKGIADLVGWLLNYLVQHYLAFNYSARQQGHKKILKKYVPFSLLNIPIDYAIVGGLKWLGVTPFIGLWISSLFFTVWKWFWYKHWVFKNGSIKS; from the coding sequence GTGAGCGGATACTTCATATTTGCATTGTTATACGGCGTATTTCATTGGCATTGGCTTATTGCCAAGGGCATAGCTGATTTGGTCGGCTGGTTGCTCAACTACCTCGTCCAGCACTACCTTGCATTTAATTATTCAGCCAGGCAACAGGGCCACAAAAAAATCCTCAAGAAGTACGTACCATTTAGTTTGCTAAATATTCCCATAGATTACGCTATTGTCGGCGGCCTTAAGTGGCTTGGGGTTACCCCATTCATCGGTCTCTGGATTTCCAGCCTCTTCTTCACCGTCTGGAAATGGTTTTGGTATAAACATTGGGTGTTCAAAAATGGTAGTATAAAATCATGA